One genomic region from Rhodospirillaceae bacterium encodes:
- the rsmA gene encoding 16S rRNA (adenine(1518)-N(6)/adenine(1519)-N(6))-dimethyltransferase RsmA, translating into MSTLLPPLRDVISRHGLRAKKSLGQHFLLDLNLTQRIARSAGTLQGRHVVEVGPGPGGLTRSLLESEAVSVTAIEKDERSTVALRELEEAYPGRLKIIAADALETNLAELVPAPRKIVSNLPYNIGTPLLLNWLRQAREWESMTLMFQKEVADRLAAQPGSKAYGRLAIITQWLCDVRSEFNVSPKAFTPPPKVSSSVITLQPRAEPLAPARWEALEKITRAAFGQRRKMLRTSLKSLNLNLEAMDINPTARAEELEISQFCALARALDET; encoded by the coding sequence ATGAGCACGTTATTGCCCCCCCTCCGCGATGTTATTTCTCGCCATGGCCTGCGCGCTAAAAAGAGCCTAGGTCAGCATTTTCTGCTCGACCTCAACTTGACCCAGCGTATCGCCAGGTCAGCAGGGACCTTACAAGGACGGCATGTGGTGGAGGTTGGTCCAGGCCCCGGCGGGCTCACACGATCTTTGCTCGAGTCTGAGGCGGTGTCTGTCACAGCCATCGAAAAAGATGAACGCAGCACGGTGGCCTTGCGAGAGTTGGAGGAGGCTTACCCAGGCCGCCTTAAAATTATTGCTGCTGACGCGCTGGAGACCAATTTAGCCGAACTCGTCCCAGCGCCGCGAAAAATTGTTTCAAATCTGCCCTACAACATTGGCACCCCCCTACTGCTCAATTGGCTCCGCCAAGCGCGGGAGTGGGAGAGCATGACTCTAATGTTTCAAAAAGAAGTTGCGGACAGACTGGCAGCGCAGCCCGGCAGCAAAGCCTATGGTCGGCTCGCCATTATCACCCAGTGGCTGTGTGACGTGCGGTCAGAGTTTAATGTGTCACCAAAGGCTTTTACGCCACCGCCAAAAGTTTCGAGTTCTGTTATTACCCTGCAACCACGGGCTGAACCCTTGGCACCTGCCCGCTGGGAGGCGCTGGAAAAAATTACACGAGCTGCTTTCGGACAGCGACGGAAGATGCTGAGAACCAGCCTCAAGTCTCTCAATTTGAATTTGGAAGCGATGGATATAAACCCTACCGCCCGTGCGGAAGAACTTGAAATCAGCCAATTCTGCGCGTTGGCACGGGCACTTGATGAGACTTGA
- a CDS encoding SDR family NAD(P)-dependent oxidoreductase — protein sequence MSKHPTSILITGASSGIGAALALVYAGPNVDLFLSGRDQNRLIKIAQACREKGAKVFEQTISVTDQSAMATWILDADSQAPLDLVVANAGISGGSDSQNEELSRQIFATNVDGVLNTVLPIIPRMISRKRGQLALMSSLAGFRGLPSAPAYSASKAAVRSYGEALRGSLSNDGIKVSVICPGFVESRITEKNKFYMPLLMTAPKAANIIKMGLANNKPRIAFPFLMYAVVWLMSALPTMLMDPIVNRLPKKK from the coding sequence ATGAGTAAACATCCGACATCGATCTTAATTACCGGCGCATCCAGCGGCATTGGGGCCGCGCTTGCCTTGGTTTACGCGGGACCGAACGTCGACCTCTTCCTGTCAGGACGGGATCAAAATAGACTTATCAAAATCGCTCAGGCCTGCAGAGAAAAAGGCGCAAAAGTATTTGAGCAGACGATAAGTGTTACCGATCAAAGCGCCATGGCAACGTGGATATTAGACGCCGATTCGCAAGCACCGCTTGATCTGGTGGTAGCCAACGCGGGTATTTCGGGAGGATCAGACTCACAAAACGAAGAACTATCGCGACAAATATTTGCAACAAATGTGGACGGTGTCTTAAACACAGTCCTGCCGATCATTCCAAGAATGATCAGCCGAAAGCGGGGACAGTTGGCTTTAATGAGTTCCCTAGCAGGATTTCGTGGCCTGCCCAGCGCGCCTGCTTATAGTGCCAGCAAAGCCGCTGTCAGATCCTATGGCGAAGCCTTGCGTGGGTCGCTCAGTAATGATGGAATCAAGGTATCCGTAATTTGTCCTGGCTTCGTGGAAAGCCGAATTACCGAAAAAAATAAGTTTTACATGCCCCTTTTAATGACGGCTCCAAAGGCGGCTAACATCATCAAAATGGGATTGGCCAACAACAAACCCCGGATCGCCTTCCCGTTTCTAATGTATGCGGTCGTGTGGCTTATGTCTGCGTTGCCGACAATGCTTATGGATCCGATTGTGAATCGGTTACCAAAGAAAAAGTAA
- the pdxA gene encoding 4-hydroxythreonine-4-phosphate dehydrogenase PdxA produces MTPHTPGSGDNARPLALSMGEPAGIGGEVTLKAWLLRKELGAPFFVIDDPDRLTDLSQEFGIEVPITVIDTPDQTSDVFLNALPVLPVGRPVRTTPGTPTKDTASAVLESIETAVRLTLAGDAGGIVTNPIQKEILYSAGFSYPGHTEYLAALAKTNSPPVMMLAGHDLRVVPVTIHVSLRQALEQLTSDAIVHAARVTHRALSRDFGISEPRIAVAGLNPHAGEGGAMGDEEATIIEPAIAALANDAIQVTGPLPPDTMFSPDLRKTYDAAICMYHDQALIPIKALEFDQAVNVTLGLPFVRTSPDHGTALDIAGKGIANESSLISALNLAANMAVRRRRLVA; encoded by the coding sequence ATGACGCCGCATACCCCGGGCTCCGGGGATAATGCACGACCTCTCGCATTAAGCATGGGGGAACCCGCTGGAATTGGCGGCGAAGTAACGCTCAAAGCGTGGCTGCTGCGCAAGGAATTAGGGGCGCCATTTTTTGTTATCGATGATCCAGATCGACTGACTGATCTCTCGCAAGAATTTGGTATTGAAGTTCCGATCACGGTTATCGACACGCCAGATCAGACCTCCGATGTGTTTTTGAATGCCTTGCCGGTTTTGCCGGTGGGTAGACCCGTCAGGACCACCCCAGGGACACCGACGAAAGATACGGCATCAGCTGTTTTGGAGTCGATTGAAACAGCGGTCCGTCTCACTCTGGCCGGAGACGCTGGCGGCATCGTCACCAATCCAATTCAAAAAGAAATTCTTTACAGTGCAGGATTTTCTTATCCGGGCCACACCGAATATTTGGCTGCACTTGCAAAGACAAATTCTCCGCCTGTTATGATGTTGGCCGGGCATGATCTACGGGTTGTGCCGGTAACCATTCACGTCAGCCTTCGCCAAGCCCTTGAACAACTCACATCAGATGCGATTGTTCACGCGGCCCGTGTCACCCACAGGGCACTCAGCAGAGATTTTGGTATTTCGGAACCCCGCATCGCCGTTGCCGGGCTTAACCCTCACGCTGGAGAGGGTGGCGCTATGGGCGACGAAGAGGCAACGATAATAGAACCTGCAATTGCTGCCTTGGCGAACGACGCCATACAAGTCACAGGACCTCTGCCACCTGATACAATGTTTAGCCCAGATCTACGCAAGACGTACGATGCCGCCATTTGCATGTATCATGACCAAGCACTCATCCCCATAAAGGCTCTGGAATTTGACCAAGCGGTCAACGTGACACTTGGTTTACCATTTGTCAGAACCTCGCCCGACCATGGTACGGCACTGGATATCGCCGGAAAGGGAATCGCCAATGAGAGCAGTCTGATCTCTGCGCTAAATTTGGCCGCCAACATGGCGGTGCGTCGCCGACGACTGGTGGCGTAA
- a CDS encoding YicC family protein, with the protein MPVSSMTGFARVEGHTDTFAWSWELKSVNGKGRDLRCRLPNGLDHLEQPVREQAGKRLQRGNVFLNLALNSTQDTSGYQVNYDQLEKVLKLLPDLESRIPELSPPSFDGLLGLKGVIETTKEELSDEAQKALDGSVLAGLDEALEALVKSRDIEGTKLQTVLDAQLNSIADLCEQAGQLAATQPATLKARLQAQVSELLDAAVPLPEEQLAREAALLAAKADVREELDRLAAHVDAARELLASGEAVGRRLDFLCQEFNREANTLCSKSTDLELTRVGLELKATIDQLREQVQNIE; encoded by the coding sequence ATGCCGGTTTCCAGCATGACAGGGTTCGCCAGGGTTGAAGGTCATACCGATACATTTGCTTGGTCGTGGGAGCTGAAAAGCGTCAACGGCAAAGGTAGGGACTTGCGCTGTCGATTGCCCAACGGGCTCGACCATTTGGAACAACCGGTTCGCGAGCAGGCCGGAAAGCGATTGCAACGCGGAAACGTCTTTCTAAACCTCGCATTGAATTCGACCCAGGATACCAGCGGCTATCAAGTCAATTATGATCAGTTGGAAAAGGTTCTAAAACTGCTGCCGGATTTGGAGTCCCGGATTCCAGAATTATCGCCGCCCAGCTTCGATGGATTGTTGGGGCTCAAGGGGGTTATCGAAACCACCAAAGAGGAACTATCGGACGAGGCTCAAAAAGCTCTGGATGGTTCGGTCCTTGCTGGCTTGGATGAGGCGCTGGAGGCGCTTGTAAAATCCAGAGACATTGAGGGCACGAAGCTTCAAACGGTGTTGGATGCGCAGCTTAATAGCATTGCGGACCTGTGCGAACAGGCCGGTCAATTAGCGGCAACTCAGCCGGCGACCTTAAAGGCGCGGCTACAGGCCCAAGTTTCGGAATTATTGGACGCAGCAGTCCCTTTGCCGGAAGAACAATTGGCGCGGGAAGCCGCATTGTTGGCGGCGAAGGCAGATGTACGAGAGGAATTAGACCGCCTTGCGGCCCACGTGGATGCAGCACGGGAACTGCTTGCATCTGGTGAAGCGGTCGGCCGTCGTTTGGATTTCTTGTGTCAGGAATTTAACCGTGAAGCCAATACCCTTTGTTCCAAATCGACCGACTTGGAATTAACCCGTGTTGGCTTGGAACTTAAGGCCACAATTGATCAGTTGCGAGAGCAGGTGCAAAACATTGAGTGA
- the gmk gene encoding guanylate kinase, with the protein MADKIVRRGLMLVMSSPSGAGKTTISRELMRLDDNLIMSVSATTRAPRSAEVEGKDYFFVDHDGFKNMLEENEFLEHAEVFGNFYGTPRGPVEAALSKGQDVLFDVDWQGTQQLEESAGKDLVSIFILPPSTAELERRLTTRAQDSEDVVRSRMAKAADEMSHFQEYQYVIVNHDVSESVVEVQSILRAERLKRARQIGLHEFVTNLREG; encoded by the coding sequence ATGGCTGATAAAATTGTTCGACGTGGCCTCATGCTGGTGATGTCATCCCCGTCAGGTGCGGGAAAGACGACGATTTCTAGGGAGTTGATGCGGTTGGATGACAACTTAATCATGTCTGTCTCCGCGACCACGCGTGCGCCGCGTTCAGCGGAGGTTGAAGGAAAAGACTATTTCTTTGTCGATCATGACGGCTTTAAAAATATGCTGGAGGAGAATGAATTTCTGGAACATGCGGAAGTCTTCGGTAACTTTTATGGTACCCCTCGTGGCCCGGTTGAAGCTGCTTTGTCCAAGGGGCAGGATGTATTGTTCGATGTAGACTGGCAGGGAACCCAGCAATTAGAAGAAAGTGCCGGCAAGGACTTGGTCAGTATTTTTATTTTGCCACCATCGACCGCTGAATTGGAACGTAGGTTGACGACAAGGGCACAAGATAGTGAGGATGTCGTCCGGAGCCGTATGGCTAAGGCGGCTGACGAAATGAGCCACTTTCAAGAATATCAGTATGTTATCGTAAACCATGATGTGTCTGAAAGCGTTGTCGAGGTTCAGTCGATTTTGCGTGCCGAACGACTGAAGCGAGCACGCCAAATCGGGCTGCACGAATTTGTTACAAATTTGCGCGAAGGCTGA
- a CDS encoding cupin domain-containing protein: MKTKPFVIAPQDYGRALDVAGTKVNVLVSNKETGGYEVTFQEGEEGTGPRLHSHGWDEAFFVLRGTAEFKYSEETVLCEPGTLVHLPAGTAHGYTFGPGGGAVLELAGDGSNATQMFTNMDREFPPGPRDIEKAKAVLAENGVTQEVNSAGER, encoded by the coding sequence TATTGCGCCGCAGGACTACGGGCGCGCACTTGATGTCGCGGGAACTAAGGTAAATGTGTTGGTATCCAACAAAGAAACGGGCGGCTATGAAGTTACCTTTCAGGAAGGCGAAGAAGGAACTGGCCCGCGGTTACATAGCCACGGCTGGGACGAGGCCTTCTTTGTTTTGAGGGGCACGGCAGAGTTCAAATACTCTGAGGAGACTGTGTTGTGCGAGCCGGGTACGCTAGTTCACCTTCCCGCCGGTACGGCACATGGCTATACGTTCGGACCCGGTGGCGGAGCGGTACTAGAACTTGCTGGTGACGGCAGCAACGCCACGCAGATGTTCACGAACATGGATCGGGAATTTCCACCGGGGCCCCGGGATATAGAAAAAGCGAAGGCGGTTCTCGCAGAGAACGGCGTTACGCAGGAAGTAAATTCTGCCGGGGAGCGTTAG